The Salvelinus fontinalis isolate EN_2023a chromosome 34, ASM2944872v1, whole genome shotgun sequence region TGAGGACGAGATAAAGAAGGCGTATCGAAAGCAGGCCCTGCGATATCACCCTGATAAAAACAAGTCCACTGGAGCTGAGGATAAATTCAAAGAGATCGCCGAGGCCTATGATGTCCTCAGCGACGCAAAGAAAAAGGATATATATGACCGCTATGGAGAAGAAGGTAACGCATCAACTTTTGGTTCCACACAGTGTGGTGCACCATTGTAACCTAAACTGTCTTGTGCAATTGATGTTGTCAGGTTTGCCAACAATGTAACGTTACTAGCTGTATCAGCCGTGGCCGTTGTTTTTGACAACTTCTAGCTAACGTTATTATTTAAATGTTACTGTTTGTGTTTTTCTTTGAGTGTAGCCCTAGAAACTATTGTAGTTATTACATTGGAAGGAACTGAGCGCCGGAAACAGTCACTACAATTCTTTCGAGAACTTGCTGGAACTTTCCTGCTTATTCTGAGTTCAAACTGTCAGTGGGGCTAGTTAGTTCACATCACAACGTTAATTCCTTCCTTCTGTCACGTCCGCTCATGGTCTGTGACACATTGCAGAACACCTTTTCAGAAACACTGCTCTGTCACAGTGACCCCTGAAGACACAGGTGGAAATGTAACTTGCTTTAGCATTATTTATTTAGAGAGATGGTATGTCTGGAAGTGTTGAAAGTGTGTTGTGATTCAAAGGGatttaaaataaacattttgatgTTTGTTCTTGTGTTCTAAAATAGCAATTTTGATGTTGTGTTCACTCTTACAGGCCTGAAGGGGCACACAGCCGGCGGGGGTGGTGGTCCCAATGGCcccaacaactacaactacaccttCCATGGAGATCCTCATGCCATGTTTACAGAGTTTTTTGGTGGCCGCAGCCCATTCGACCAGTTCTTCGCACGCAACGGGGACGATGACATGGACACTGATGACCCCTTTGCTGCATTTGGTATGGGAGGGATGGGGGGTATGCCGGGTGGAATGGGAGGGTTCCACCAACACCAGAGGTCCTTCAAATCCCGACCAGGGGGTCCCCACGGGGGCCGTGAGAAAAAGAAAGATTCTCCGGTGGTGCACGAGCTGAAGGTGAGCCTGGAGGAGGTGTTCTCCGGCTGCACCAAGAAGATGAAGATCTCCAGGAAGCGGCTGAACCCGGACGGCTGCAGCATGCGCAGTGAGGACAAGATCCTGACAGTGGACATCAAGCGAGGCTGGAAGGAAGGGACCAAGATCACCTTCCCcagggagggagatgagatgCCCACTAACATTCCTGCTGACGTGGTGTTTGTGGTCAAAGACAAACCCCATCCTGTGTTCCGCCGGGATGGCTCCGATATCATCTACCCTGCTAGAGTGTCCCTCAGAGATGTGAGTGCTTGGTCTTTGTGATTTCTTAAACATTGTGTCAGTCATAAACGTAACCCACTAAACTCTTTCACTTGTATTCTCTGTAATCATGGTAAGGATATTTCTCTGCTGCTCTCAGGTAGGGTTGGGTGAAATGACCTAAAAATCATATGTCGATTTGTTTTGTAACTTATGGGTGATTcacaatatatataaaaaatatatttttctctaaataagctttgttgCACCATTTAAAGGTCagtacactgcatttcaaacattTTAAACAGTCAGgaataatctaatgaattcatAGCTTGTAAAATTATACCAAGGCTAAATGTAAGCCTTCCACAACCCACTAATAATTATATTATAGCAGTTTAACTTGCTTTTTTGCAATGATCACTGATCTGGCTTTTAAGTCTCTGTTTGAAAATGCCCTTTCTGTAAAAAATGTAACCAGAACACATCCGCTAATATAGAGTAGTTAACTAATCTTTATATTTGAAGTCTAGCCATCTTGGATCTATTTGCTTGCTAACAAGTTCGAACAGTTTAactgttatgaacacaccctcctgTCAGTCGCCAACTGTTTGAACAaaatgctagcctgtccactttgtggCCTACCTACATGGATAAGAAGATGCTTATTTATCAGAATGAGAACAAGTTGCCAATACGGTATGAAAGTACTAGTATTTACTACCTCCTGTTGCAAGTCCCGTACTGTGTTTTTGAATGGGCTTCAAGCTTATATAATCACATTTATGATAACAaggttgtgtgtgagagagagaaaacaggccATGTCTGACTCCCCACAGTCCTATTAGGGTGATTTCTCCCCTTCTCAGCTGTCTGTCACAGCCTCTTTGTTTACACCAATTAGAGTGCCCAAATGCATATTTGGACTCTGACCCAACCCAGGTCAGAGTGGCTATCGTTGTCGGCAGATGAAGACGCAAGTTTGGCTGCCAACCAAGTTATGTGTGTTTATTTTAGTAAAATTGTGGGTACAATGCATCTGTAAACTGAAGATTTCTGTGTGTGAATACTATAGTGTGTGGTGGTGAAGATAAAAGTCGTAGACTAAGAAGCATTCGTACTGTTCTTGCTGGACAGCCTGTAGCGAGTCAGAACCAATTATCAGCATTATATACTAGCGGGTAAGGGCGTTCATAGCTGACCGCTCAGACGGCTCGAGCTAGTTGTTTTtacaatatacactaccgttcaaaagtttggggtcacttagaaatttctttgtttttgaaagaaaattcaACAATTTGGtccattaaaaaaacatcaaattgatgagaaatatagtgtagacattaatgttataaatgactattgtagctggcaaatggctgatttttaatggaatatctacataggtgtacagaggcccattatcagcaactattactcctgtgttccaatggcatgttgtgttagctaatccaagtttatcattttaaaaggctaatttatcattagtaaacccttttgcagttatgttagcacagctgaaaactgttgttctgatttaaagaagcaatacaattgGCCTTCTTTAGCCTAGTTGAGGatctagagcatcagcatttgtgtgttcgattacgggctcaaaatggccagaaacaaagaactttcttctgaaactctttagtctattcttgttctaagaaatgaaggctattccatgtgagaaattgccaagaaattgaagatcttgtacaacgctgtgtgtactactcccttcacagaacagcgtaaactggctctaaccagaataggccccggtgcacaactgagcaagaggacaagtacattagtgtctagtttgagaaacagatgcctcacaagtcttcaactggcagcttcattaaatagtaaccacaaaacaccagtcccaacgtcaacagtgaagaggtgactgggatgctggccttctaggcagagttgcaaagaaaaggccATTCTCAGActgtataataaaaaatataatattaagatgggcaaaagaacacacactggatagagaaactctgcctagaaggccagcatcacggagtcgcctcttcactgttgatgttgagactggtgttttgtgggtactatttaatgaagctgccagttgaggacttgtgaggcgtacACACACCAAAAGGGTTGTCTAATGATaaattaaccttttaaaattatgaacttggattagctaacataacgtgctattggaacacaggagtgatggtggctgataatgggcctctgtgcgcTTATGTGGATATTCCCCCCAAAAATAGgccgtttccaactacaatagtcatttacaacataaacaatgtctacactgtatttctgatcaatttgatgttattttaatggacaaaaaaatagcttttctttcaaaaacaaggacatttctaagtaaccccGAACTTTTGAATTGTAGTATATATCATTATATTCGTGTATTGATTTACTCATACCCGATGCCTTTTATCTCACTCAAGAAATAAGATGCATAGCCGAAAGTTAGAGAAGTCTCATTTGAACTATAACTCCTGCAGCATTGTTAGCATGCCTGCTCGAGTTGACTCACAGGACAGTAAAAACCTGTTAGTTACAGGCTGTTTGATATTTTATATTTAATTGCGctgttaattttttttttactgaacatGGCCAGCCAGTAGGCCTACTTTTTGAAAATTATAAGTTTGTTTGTAGACCGGCAAGGTGTCGAAAGGGAGATGTATagctggtgggagatgtagttcATGTGTGTAGTTCTAACGAAACGGTGGTAACTTTTCGGCTGTGTGCTTCTTTTTGGCCGTCAAATACGTTAAACTGGCATATGATATGGTAAGTTAATTCACATGGAAACATATACATTTTAATATATGATATGACTGCGTTTTCATGAATTTGACAATGCAAATGTGAAGCCCATTCTTAGCCTACAAAACGTTTATAAAACACCGACTAGACAGCTAGCGCAGTCCGTGGCTAAAATGCACCGCTAGCACCAAACTGAGCAT contains the following coding sequences:
- the LOC129833526 gene encoding dnaJ homolog subfamily B member 1-like — its product is MGKDYYKVLGIQKGASEDEIKKAYRKQALRYHPDKNKSTGAEDKFKEIAEAYDVLSDAKKKDIYDRYGEEGLKGHTAGGGGGPNGPNNYNYTFHGDPHAMFTEFFGGRSPFDQFFARNGDDDMDTDDPFAAFGMGGMGGMPGGMGGFHQHQRSFKSRPGGPHGGREKKKDSPVVHELKVSLEEVFSGCTKKMKISRKRLNPDGCSMRSEDKILTVDIKRGWKEGTKITFPREGDEMPTNIPADVVFVVKDKPHPVFRRDGSDIIYPARVSLRDALCGCTVSAPTLDGRTVTVTSRDVVKPGMKKRIVGEGLPLSKCPEKRGDMVLEFVVKFPENLGQSARDALTQILPP